In Priestia megaterium NBRC 15308 = ATCC 14581, the following proteins share a genomic window:
- a CDS encoding GNAT family N-acetyltransferase, with the protein MVEKAVLENVQDLVNLRILLMKELGELNGNEELFRKATEEYFTTNINNPHSYTAILKANGEIVSAGSIVFFIRPPSPSNLQGKEAYVMNMYTAFDHRKHGYSSAVLKHLMQYCQKNGVNRIWLNASSAGKSLYQKHGFIEYESEMEYKFEKN; encoded by the coding sequence ATGGTTGAAAAAGCGGTGTTAGAAAACGTTCAGGATCTAGTTAACTTGCGAATTTTGCTTATGAAAGAACTGGGAGAATTAAACGGGAATGAGGAGCTGTTTCGAAAAGCTACAGAAGAATATTTTACTACAAATATAAATAATCCACATAGCTATACGGCTATTTTAAAAGCGAATGGAGAAATTGTATCAGCAGGAAGCATCGTCTTTTTTATACGTCCGCCTTCACCGAGTAACCTCCAGGGAAAAGAAGCATATGTTATGAACATGTATACAGCTTTTGATCACCGAAAGCACGGCTATTCTTCAGCTGTTTTAAAGCATTTGATGCAGTACTGCCAAAAAAATGGTGTAAATCGAATATGGTTAAATGCTTCTTCCGCTGGAAAAAGCTTGTATCAAAAACATGGATTTATTGAATATGAATCTGAAATGGAATACAAGTTTGAAAAAAACTAG
- a CDS encoding FAD-dependent oxidoreductase codes for MANIPKDTEPYWRDHLKFPTYPSLSENRKVDVVVVGGGISGITTAYLLQKEGLNVALIEADNILNGTTGHTTAKITAQHDVIYDELLSHIGEEKTLLYYKANEQALQFMKNLIQTENIDCDFSVQDAYLYGETLEFDHRVRKEFRAYQRLHIPCEFATELPFNFDIRAAAIMKDQAQFHPLKYLLHLVKKFTESGGLIFENTVATDVEESTSPTVVTRDGHRISCKYVVACSHFPFYDGAGFYYTRMYAKRSYVLAAKVEQAYPGGMYLSADQPTHSLRSTKVDGEELILIGGEGHKAGQGINTMFHYESLQRFAEENFTVQHFRYKWSAQDLFTLDKIPYIGPIKESKPNIFIATGFKKWGMTHSTIAAHIIRDAITGKDNPYAELYNPSRFYADPSLKHFFRQNLDVAEHFITGKFSMPEKGLDQLQNDEGSVVYVNSKRTGAYKDPQGKLHCVDTTCTHLGCEVNWNAGDRTWDCPCHGSRFSYDGSVVEGPAKKPLTPVDVDSSDKKSTP; via the coding sequence TTGGCAAATATCCCAAAGGATACTGAGCCCTACTGGCGCGATCATTTAAAGTTTCCAACATACCCATCTCTTTCAGAAAATCGAAAAGTTGATGTTGTAGTAGTAGGAGGCGGTATTAGCGGTATTACAACAGCTTATTTATTACAAAAAGAAGGGCTGAACGTGGCGTTAATTGAAGCTGATAATATTTTAAATGGTACAACCGGTCACACAACAGCAAAGATTACAGCTCAGCATGACGTTATCTACGATGAGCTGCTTTCACACATTGGCGAAGAAAAAACGCTGCTGTATTATAAAGCAAACGAACAAGCTCTGCAGTTTATGAAAAACTTAATTCAAACGGAAAACATTGACTGTGATTTTTCGGTACAAGATGCTTACTTATACGGAGAAACGCTGGAGTTTGATCATCGAGTTCGTAAAGAATTTCGAGCCTATCAGCGATTACATATTCCATGTGAATTTGCAACAGAGCTTCCTTTTAATTTTGATATTAGGGCAGCAGCTATTATGAAAGATCAAGCTCAGTTTCATCCGTTAAAATATCTGCTTCATTTAGTAAAAAAATTCACAGAAAGCGGCGGATTGATTTTTGAAAACACCGTAGCCACGGATGTAGAAGAAAGCACGTCGCCCACCGTTGTCACAAGAGACGGACATCGAATTTCTTGCAAATATGTAGTGGCGTGTTCACACTTTCCATTTTATGATGGAGCCGGCTTTTACTATACGCGCATGTATGCCAAACGTTCGTATGTGTTAGCAGCAAAAGTTGAACAAGCTTACCCTGGAGGCATGTATTTAAGTGCTGATCAGCCTACTCATTCGCTGCGTTCAACAAAAGTTGACGGAGAAGAACTCATTTTAATTGGTGGAGAAGGCCACAAAGCTGGACAAGGAATTAATACTATGTTCCACTATGAGTCCCTTCAGAGGTTCGCCGAAGAAAATTTTACTGTTCAACATTTTCGTTACAAATGGTCTGCACAAGATTTATTTACGCTTGATAAAATTCCATATATCGGTCCCATTAAAGAAAGCAAGCCAAATATCTTTATTGCTACCGGATTTAAAAAATGGGGGATGACTCATAGCACCATTGCAGCACATATTATTCGAGATGCAATAACCGGAAAAGACAACCCATATGCGGAGTTGTATAATCCGTCTCGTTTTTATGCGGACCCTAGCCTTAAGCATTTCTTTCGTCAAAATCTTGATGTGGCTGAACACTTTATTACCGGTAAGTTTTCAATGCCTGAAAAAGGACTGGATCAGCTTCAAAATGATGAAGGGTCGGTCGTATATGTAAATAGCAAACGTACGGGAGCTTATAAAGATCCTCAAGGGAAGCTTCACTGCGTCGATACTACATGCACGCACTTAGGATGTGAAGTAAATTGGAACGCTGGTGACCGCACGTGGGACTGCCCTTGTCACGGTTCTCGTTTCTCTTACGACGGATCTGTGGTAGAAGGCCCTGCTAAAAAGCCGCTTACGCCAGTGGATGTCGATTCAAGCGATAAAAAAAGCACGCCGTAG
- the aroC gene encoding chorismate synthase, translating to MRYLTAGESHGPQLTAIIEGVPAGLELTAEHINEDLARRQKGHGRGRRMQIEKDQVQIKGGVRHGETLGSPIALVVENKDFTHWRNIMGADPVDHDEEVKRQITKPRPGHADLNGAIKYGHRDMRNVLERSSARETTVRVATGAVAKQVLKAVGVNIACHVLEIGGVKAEKTAYESLTELQEKTEASPVRCLDEEAGQKMMKAIDDAKENGDSIGGVVEVVVEGMPTAVGSYVHYDRKLDSKLAAAIMSINAFKGVEIGVGFEAARRPGSEVHDEILWDEQNGYTRKTNNAGGLEGGMTTGMPIVVRGVMKPIPTLYKPLQSVDIDTKEPFAASIERSDSCAVPAAAVVAESVIAWELASAIIDQFGADRIQLIQENVKKHEEYAKQF from the coding sequence ATGAGATATTTAACAGCAGGAGAATCGCACGGACCTCAATTAACAGCGATTATTGAAGGAGTACCAGCAGGGCTTGAATTAACAGCCGAACATATTAATGAAGATTTAGCAAGAAGACAAAAGGGACATGGGCGCGGACGCCGCATGCAGATTGAAAAAGATCAAGTTCAGATTAAAGGCGGGGTTCGCCACGGTGAGACGCTTGGTTCACCCATTGCTTTAGTCGTTGAAAACAAGGATTTTACTCACTGGAGAAATATTATGGGTGCTGATCCAGTTGATCATGATGAAGAAGTAAAGCGACAAATTACAAAACCTCGTCCAGGTCATGCGGATTTAAATGGAGCGATTAAATACGGTCACAGAGATATGCGAAACGTATTGGAACGTTCATCTGCTCGTGAAACGACGGTACGAGTAGCCACAGGCGCAGTTGCCAAACAAGTACTAAAAGCTGTAGGCGTAAATATTGCATGTCACGTGCTTGAAATCGGCGGTGTGAAAGCTGAAAAAACGGCATATGAGTCACTGACAGAACTTCAGGAAAAAACAGAAGCGTCACCTGTTCGCTGCTTAGATGAAGAAGCGGGACAGAAAATGATGAAAGCAATCGATGATGCAAAAGAAAATGGAGACAGCATTGGTGGCGTAGTGGAAGTAGTAGTAGAAGGAATGCCTACTGCAGTGGGAAGTTACGTGCACTATGATCGTAAGTTAGATTCAAAGCTAGCTGCTGCTATTATGAGCATTAACGCGTTTAAAGGCGTTGAAATCGGCGTAGGCTTTGAAGCAGCTCGCAGACCGGGAAGTGAAGTCCATGATGAAATTCTATGGGATGAACAAAACGGCTATACGCGTAAAACGAACAATGCGGGAGGTTTAGAAGGAGGCATGACAACAGGAATGCCGATTGTTGTGCGAGGCGTCATGAAACCTATTCCTACCTTATACAAGCCGCTTCAAAGTGTAGATATTGATACAAAAGAGCCATTTGCTGCAAGTATTGAACGCTCAGACAGCTGTGCAGTACCGGCTGCAGCGGTTGTAGCAGAATCAGTGATTGCTTGGGAACTAGCATCTGCTATTATCGATCAATTTGGGGCAGATCGAATTCAGTTAATTCAAGAAAACGTAAAAAAACATGAAGAATACGCAAAGCAATTTTAA
- a CDS encoding chromate transporter — translation MRQLDIFIAFFRSGMLGYGGGPSAIPLVKKEVVDTYKWMDDDEFGDLLAIANTLPGPIATKLAGYIGYRVGGILGLGTALFAAVIPTVFLMVLLLTTLTQFKDQPWVMGMTKAVVPVVGVMLAVMTWDFFKKSTSGLGWTPAIILLIISLGLIEFAHIHPAVIIIVLMAAAWIPLKRKGKKGESAEHKQKRESV, via the coding sequence ATGCGACAATTGGATATTTTTATAGCGTTTTTTCGCTCAGGTATGCTCGGCTACGGAGGCGGACCTTCAGCTATTCCACTCGTAAAAAAAGAAGTGGTCGATACGTACAAGTGGATGGATGACGATGAATTTGGCGATTTATTAGCAATCGCCAATACGCTGCCTGGGCCTATTGCTACAAAGCTGGCTGGATACATCGGCTATCGAGTCGGTGGTATTTTGGGTCTCGGGACAGCTTTATTTGCAGCCGTTATTCCAACCGTTTTTTTAATGGTATTGCTGTTAACAACTTTAACGCAATTTAAAGATCAGCCGTGGGTTATGGGTATGACCAAAGCAGTTGTTCCTGTAGTAGGAGTTATGCTCGCGGTTATGACGTGGGACTTTTTTAAAAAATCAACGTCTGGTCTAGGGTGGACGCCAGCTATTATCTTACTGATTATTAGTTTAGGGCTAATAGAATTCGCCCATATCCATCCAGCGGTCATTATTATTGTTCTTATGGCAGCAGCTTGGATTCCGCTAAAACGAAAAGGAAAAAAAGGTGAAAGTGCTGAACACAAGCAAAAGAGGGAATCAGTATGA
- a CDS encoding chromate transporter, translating into MIYIQLFMAFFVSNILGYGGGPASIPLIQKEVVDHYHWLTVKEFSEMLAIGNALPGPIATKMAGFIGYQQAGILGSVIALFATIAPSVLLLVILLRILFKYKDSPNVKKMTNYIRPVIAILLGLMAYEFFMNSYGDSGIWQTLFLVAASFVLLEKLRVHPAFVIVGALVYGAVFLA; encoded by the coding sequence ATGATTTATATTCAGCTATTTATGGCGTTTTTTGTTTCAAATATTTTAGGCTATGGAGGCGGACCTGCGTCGATTCCGCTTATTCAAAAAGAAGTCGTGGATCACTATCATTGGCTTACGGTCAAAGAGTTTAGTGAAATGCTGGCAATTGGAAATGCGCTTCCTGGTCCGATTGCCACAAAAATGGCGGGGTTTATCGGATATCAACAGGCAGGGATTTTAGGCTCGGTGATTGCTCTTTTTGCAACGATTGCTCCGTCGGTTTTACTTTTAGTTATTTTACTTCGAATATTATTTAAGTATAAAGATTCGCCAAATGTTAAGAAAATGACGAACTACATTCGTCCGGTTATTGCCATTTTACTGGGCTTGATGGCATATGAATTTTTTATGAATTCATACGGTGATTCAGGGATATGGCAAACTTTATTTTTAGTAGCAGCCAGCTTTGTTTTATTGGAAAAATTGCGTGTGCATCCAGCGTTCGTTATTGTCGGAGCACTCGTATACGGAGCTGTTTTTCTTGCGTGA
- a CDS encoding bifunctional 3-deoxy-7-phosphoheptulonate synthase/chorismate mutase codes for MTKSLEQLRGQIDEINLEILELLNKRGEIAQEIGKVKGTQGVNRFDPVRERKSLDQILANHNGPFEASTIQHIFKEIFKASLELQEDDHRKALLVSRKKKSEDTIVDINGTKVGPGNLEFVMGPCAVESYEQVKEVGLALKEQGITLMRGGAFKPRTSPYDFQGLGVEGLKILRQVGDELGLSIISEIVSPQDIETALDYVDVIQIGARNMQNFELLKAAGSVDKPILLKRGLAATIEEFINAAEYIMSRGNGNIILCERGIRTYERATRNTLDISAVPILKKETHLPVVVDVTHSTGRKDLLLPCAKAAIAIGADAVMAEVHPDPAVALSDSAQQMNIPEFHKFMEELKGAAVKLS; via the coding sequence ATGACAAAATCACTAGAACAATTACGAGGACAAATCGACGAAATAAATTTAGAAATTTTAGAATTATTAAATAAACGCGGTGAAATCGCACAAGAAATCGGAAAAGTAAAAGGTACACAAGGTGTGAATCGCTTTGATCCAGTTCGTGAACGTAAATCGTTAGATCAAATCTTAGCTAACCATAATGGACCATTCGAAGCTTCAACAATTCAGCATATTTTCAAAGAAATTTTCAAAGCAAGCTTAGAGCTTCAAGAAGACGATCACCGCAAAGCACTTCTTGTATCTCGTAAAAAGAAATCTGAAGATACAATCGTTGACATCAACGGTACAAAAGTAGGACCTGGAAACTTAGAATTTGTAATGGGACCATGTGCAGTAGAAAGCTACGAACAAGTAAAAGAAGTGGGCTTAGCGCTTAAAGAACAAGGTATTACGTTAATGCGCGGTGGAGCGTTCAAACCACGTACATCACCTTACGATTTCCAAGGTCTTGGGGTGGAAGGCTTAAAAATCTTACGTCAAGTAGGCGATGAGCTAGGCCTATCAATTATCAGTGAAATTGTTTCTCCTCAAGATATTGAAACGGCTCTCGACTACGTAGATGTAATTCAAATTGGTGCACGTAACATGCAAAACTTCGAGCTATTAAAAGCTGCAGGTTCTGTAGACAAACCGATTCTTTTAAAACGTGGATTGGCAGCAACAATTGAAGAATTCATTAACGCTGCTGAATACATTATGTCTCGCGGAAATGGAAACATTATTCTTTGTGAACGCGGTATCCGCACATACGAGCGTGCAACACGCAACACACTAGATATCTCAGCTGTTCCAATCTTGAAAAAAGAAACGCATTTACCAGTTGTAGTAGACGTAACGCATTCAACAGGACGCAAAGACTTATTATTACCATGTGCAAAAGCAGCGATTGCTATCGGCGCAGATGCTGTAATGGCAGAAGTTCATCCAGACCCAGCAGTAGCACTATCAGATTCAGCACAGCAAATGAACATTCCTGAATTCCACAAATTCATGGAAGAATTAAAAGGTGCAGCAGTAAAATTATCTTAA
- a CDS encoding prephenate dehydrogenase has translation MKTRVLLIGVGLIGGSLALAMKKHRHVTVVGADINTNEVQVANQLGIVDYVAEDIKTEAAQADYIVLATPVEYTTAWIHDLSTWKLKETVIVTDVGSTKGEIMKAAEALNKKRISFIGGHPMAGSHTSGAVNARADLFCSARYILTPFENEQKEKIDALMHLLEPTGAQFVLLDAATHDQITGVVSHLPHVIATSLVRQVKGYSAQNHLVTEMAAGGFRDITRIASSNPHMWRDILKQNRSMLLTLLDDWMKEMEQVKLLVEKGDGHELFDYFSDAKEFRDSLHA, from the coding sequence GTGAAAACACGTGTATTACTTATTGGGGTCGGCCTTATTGGAGGATCATTAGCGCTAGCTATGAAGAAGCATCGTCACGTCACAGTCGTTGGAGCTGATATCAATACAAATGAAGTACAAGTAGCCAACCAGCTAGGTATCGTTGATTATGTAGCTGAAGATATAAAAACAGAAGCAGCCCAAGCAGATTATATCGTACTTGCTACTCCAGTAGAGTACACGACAGCATGGATACACGACCTTTCTACTTGGAAGCTTAAAGAAACGGTTATCGTAACGGATGTCGGAAGTACCAAAGGTGAAATTATGAAAGCAGCCGAAGCGCTGAATAAGAAACGTATTTCATTTATTGGCGGGCATCCGATGGCTGGTTCTCATACGAGCGGTGCAGTCAATGCACGAGCGGATTTATTTTGTTCGGCGCGCTATATTTTAACGCCGTTTGAAAATGAGCAAAAAGAAAAAATAGATGCGCTTATGCATTTGCTAGAGCCTACAGGTGCACAATTTGTACTGCTTGATGCAGCTACTCATGATCAAATCACTGGAGTTGTCAGTCATTTACCTCATGTGATTGCGACCAGTCTTGTAAGACAAGTAAAAGGATATTCAGCACAGAATCATCTTGTCACGGAAATGGCAGCAGGCGGTTTTCGAGATATTACGAGAATTGCTTCAAGTAATCCTCATATGTGGAGAGATATACTAAAACAAAACCGTTCTATGCTTTTAACATTGCTTGATGACTGGATGAAAGAAATGGAACAAGTAAAACTATTAGTAGAAAAAGGTGACGGTCACGAATTATTTGATTACTTTTCAGATGCCAAAGAATTTCGTGATTCGCTTCACGCATAA
- the aroA gene encoding 3-phosphoshikimate 1-carboxyvinyltransferase, whose protein sequence is MTVKALRGTIQIPGDKSISHRSVMFGSIAEGTTTINGFLPGDDCLSTISCFQKLGVDIQMIDEQSVVVKGKGIQALKEPSDILDVGNSGTTIRLMMGILANTPFHSTLIGDESIAKRPMKRVTGPLRDMNIHLDGRKDANFTPLVIRGGKAKGIHYTSPVASAQVKSAILLAGLQAEGTTSVTEPAKSRDHTERMLEAFGVKVEEEGLTVSIEGGQTLRGTHVEVPGDISSAAFFLVAGAIVANSRIEIQKVGMNPTRTGILDVLSNMGASIETVKETKETAEPYADLVVEASHLKGTEVGGDLIPRLIDEIPIIALAATQAEGITIIKDAAELKVKETNRIDTVVNELTKMGANIEATEDGMIIHGGAKLHGANVNSHGDHRIGMMLAVASCIAEGETIIENRDAVSVSYPQFFAHLESLQQ, encoded by the coding sequence GTGACAGTAAAAGCTTTACGAGGAACGATTCAAATTCCAGGGGATAAATCTATTTCTCACCGTTCCGTTATGTTTGGTTCGATTGCAGAAGGAACAACAACGATTAACGGATTTTTGCCAGGAGACGATTGCCTTAGCACCATTTCCTGCTTTCAAAAACTAGGTGTAGATATTCAAATGATTGATGAACAAAGCGTCGTAGTAAAAGGAAAAGGGATACAAGCGCTAAAAGAGCCATCTGATATTTTAGATGTTGGAAATTCGGGCACAACGATTCGCCTTATGATGGGGATTTTAGCAAATACACCCTTTCATTCAACATTGATTGGAGACGAATCCATTGCCAAACGCCCTATGAAGCGTGTGACCGGTCCGCTTCGTGATATGAATATTCATTTAGACGGTCGAAAAGATGCTAATTTTACACCGCTTGTTATACGAGGTGGGAAAGCAAAAGGTATACACTATACATCTCCCGTTGCAAGCGCACAAGTAAAATCAGCTATTTTACTTGCTGGACTGCAGGCGGAAGGAACAACTTCTGTAACGGAACCGGCGAAATCACGTGATCATACAGAACGTATGCTAGAGGCATTTGGTGTTAAAGTTGAAGAAGAAGGCTTAACCGTTTCAATTGAAGGCGGCCAAACGTTAAGAGGAACCCATGTAGAAGTGCCTGGTGATATTTCGTCAGCTGCATTCTTTTTAGTAGCGGGGGCTATTGTTGCAAACAGCCGCATTGAAATTCAAAAAGTTGGGATGAATCCGACTCGAACGGGTATTTTAGATGTGCTTTCAAATATGGGCGCTTCGATCGAGACAGTCAAAGAAACAAAAGAAACAGCGGAACCCTATGCAGATTTAGTTGTAGAAGCTTCTCACTTAAAAGGTACGGAAGTAGGCGGAGACTTGATTCCACGCCTAATTGACGAAATCCCAATTATTGCACTAGCTGCCACACAGGCAGAAGGGATTACGATTATTAAAGATGCTGCAGAGTTAAAAGTCAAAGAAACAAACCGTATTGATACGGTAGTGAATGAGTTAACCAAAATGGGAGCTAACATTGAAGCAACGGAAGATGGAATGATTATTCACGGAGGTGCAAAACTTCACGGAGCAAATGTAAACAGCCACGGAGATCACCGTATCGGTATGATGCTCGCTGTTGCCTCTTGTATTGCAGAAGGGGAAACAATTATTGAAAATCGTGACGCGGTATCCGTCTCTTACCCGCAGTTTTTTGCTCACTTAGAGTCTTTACAGCAGTAA
- a CDS encoding alpha/beta hydrolase family esterase: MLGSLPNVINTSTLVSSSEQQEASSESFKTYTHKGKKFKVYLPKSYHILKSYPLMVMLHGCTQNADDFAIGTQMNELADEKEFIVVYPQQSSNSNMNKCWNWFEPLHQIRGFGEPAIIAGIVKKVQNMHFIQKNKVFIAGLSAGGAMSIVMGVTYPELFAGIGVSAGIEYQAALNVFNAYSVMASKGPSPVKQGRIAYQQMGKRAKPLPLIVFHGNADSTVNVANADQVVHQWITTNNLAYNGRIDGWIQDSPVKTREEKILFGRDYTTYRYESSKGELAIDKYIINGMGHAWSGGNSAGSYTDPKGPNASRIMWDFFMSQKV; encoded by the coding sequence ATGTTGGGTTCACTACCTAATGTTATAAATACGTCAACGCTTGTGTCTTCAAGTGAACAACAAGAAGCGTCATCTGAATCATTTAAAACATATACTCATAAAGGAAAAAAATTCAAAGTCTATTTACCTAAATCCTATCATATTTTAAAATCTTACCCACTAATGGTTATGCTGCATGGATGTACACAAAATGCAGATGATTTTGCAATAGGCACGCAAATGAACGAGCTCGCCGACGAAAAAGAATTTATTGTCGTATACCCACAGCAGTCTTCTAACTCAAATATGAATAAATGCTGGAACTGGTTTGAACCTCTTCATCAAATTAGAGGGTTTGGCGAGCCAGCTATTATTGCAGGGATTGTAAAAAAAGTTCAAAACATGCACTTTATTCAGAAAAATAAAGTGTTTATTGCCGGTCTGTCAGCAGGAGGAGCAATGAGCATTGTTATGGGGGTAACGTATCCAGAACTGTTTGCTGGAATAGGTGTGTCAGCAGGTATCGAATATCAGGCGGCTCTTAACGTATTTAATGCGTATTCTGTCATGGCCAGTAAAGGTCCTTCCCCCGTTAAACAAGGAAGAATTGCTTATCAGCAAATGGGAAAACGGGCAAAGCCACTGCCGCTCATTGTATTTCATGGTAACGCTGATTCTACGGTAAATGTAGCCAATGCAGATCAAGTGGTTCACCAGTGGATTACAACGAATAATCTTGCTTATAATGGAAGAATAGATGGATGGATTCAAGATAGCCCGGTTAAAACGAGAGAAGAAAAAATTCTCTTTGGACGGGATTATACAACATATCGCTACGAAAGCAGTAAGGGAGAATTGGCTATTGATAAATATATTATCAATGGAATGGGGCATGCATGGTCAGGAGGGAATTCAGCGGGCAGCTATACAGACCCTAAAGGTCCCAATGCTAGTCGAATCATGTGGGACTTTTTCATGAGTCAAAAAGTATAA
- the ggt gene encoding gamma-glutamyltransferase gives MSEYFFTHPYASQRTCTFGKNGMVATSQPLAAQAGLEMLKKGGNAVDAAIASAACLTVVEPTSNGIGGDAFALVWINEELYGLNASGPAPASISIEVLRAMGIKEMPARGFVPVTVPGAPSAWAELSKRFGRLSLKEVLQPAISYAQEGFPISPILGYNWERAFERFTHALKGDEYKHWFETFTNNGSAPKVGEVWRSPDHAATLLEIAETNGESFYRGDLADKIAAFSKKYGGFLTKEDLAAFRAEWVKPISTSYRGYDVWEIPPNGQGLIALLALNTLKGFSFDAKDSVDTYHKQIEAMKLAFADGQKFITDADKMTVAVEDLLNDSYANKRRGLIGEKALVPEAGQPSHSGTIYLATADGEGNMVSFIQSNYMDFGSGLVVPNTGICLQNRGHNFSLDPQHHNRLEPGKRTYHTIIPGFLTKNKSAVGPFGVMGKFMQPQGHVQVVMNMIDFHLNPQAALDAPRWQWIEHKKVLVEKEMPSHIVEALERKGHDIHVATSRHTFGRGQIILRDEQTGVLYGGTEARTDGAVVAY, from the coding sequence ATGAGCGAATACTTTTTTACACACCCCTATGCATCTCAGCGTACGTGTACGTTTGGAAAAAATGGAATGGTAGCGACTAGTCAGCCTCTTGCCGCTCAAGCGGGTCTTGAAATGTTGAAAAAAGGAGGCAATGCGGTAGATGCTGCTATTGCCTCGGCAGCTTGTTTAACGGTTGTAGAGCCTACGTCAAATGGAATTGGCGGAGACGCATTTGCTCTCGTGTGGATAAATGAAGAGCTATACGGACTCAACGCGAGCGGTCCTGCTCCTGCTTCCATCTCTATTGAGGTTCTGCGTGCCATGGGGATAAAAGAGATGCCGGCTCGCGGTTTTGTTCCTGTTACGGTCCCAGGTGCCCCCAGCGCGTGGGCGGAACTGTCAAAACGCTTTGGGCGACTGTCGTTAAAAGAAGTGCTGCAGCCTGCTATTTCGTATGCACAAGAAGGGTTCCCAATCTCCCCAATTTTAGGGTACAATTGGGAACGAGCGTTTGAACGATTTACACACGCGTTAAAAGGTGACGAATATAAGCACTGGTTTGAGACGTTTACCAACAATGGATCAGCTCCTAAAGTAGGGGAAGTGTGGCGATCACCGGACCATGCTGCTACGCTGCTTGAAATTGCCGAAACGAATGGGGAATCTTTTTACAGAGGGGATTTAGCTGATAAAATAGCAGCTTTTTCGAAAAAATACGGTGGATTTTTAACAAAAGAAGATTTAGCAGCTTTTAGAGCAGAGTGGGTGAAGCCAATTTCAACTTCTTACCGAGGATATGATGTGTGGGAAATTCCGCCAAACGGCCAAGGCCTTATTGCACTTTTAGCTTTAAATACGCTAAAAGGCTTTTCTTTCGATGCCAAAGATTCTGTCGATACATATCACAAGCAAATTGAAGCCATGAAGCTAGCGTTTGCAGATGGACAAAAATTCATTACAGATGCTGATAAAATGACAGTAGCAGTTGAAGATTTGTTGAATGATTCTTATGCAAACAAGCGCAGAGGGCTGATTGGCGAAAAAGCGCTTGTTCCCGAAGCCGGACAGCCGTCTCATAGCGGCACGATCTATTTAGCGACAGCTGATGGAGAAGGAAACATGGTATCATTCATTCAAAGTAATTACATGGATTTTGGCTCAGGACTTGTCGTACCTAATACGGGCATATGCCTGCAAAACCGCGGGCATAATTTTTCGTTAGACCCACAGCACCATAACCGATTAGAGCCTGGAAAACGAACCTACCATACTATTATTCCTGGATTTTTAACAAAGAATAAAAGCGCTGTAGGTCCATTCGGTGTAATGGGCAAATTCATGCAACCTCAAGGACATGTGCAAGTCGTCATGAATATGATCGATTTCCATCTGAATCCTCAGGCAGCTTTAGATGCACCAAGATGGCAGTGGATTGAACATAAAAAGGTTCTTGTGGAAAAAGAAATGCCTTCACATATTGTAGAAGCATTAGAACGCAAAGGGCATGATATTCATGTGGCTACGAGCAGACATACGTTTGGAAGAGGACAGATTATTTTAAGAGATGAACAAACCGGTGTATTATACGGCGGCACAGAAGCGCGAACAGACGGAGCGGTCGTTGCTTATTAG